In a genomic window of Trichoderma atroviride chromosome 4, complete sequence:
- a CDS encoding uncharacterized protein (EggNog:ENOG41~TransMembrane:9 (o98-120i140-158o164-185i250-269o308-328i340-362o404-424i444-466o486-504i)), with the protein MASSTSSTSQRPNGYQYDSISNLNTSSQVESSTMRSPSPSLAKPTTRLLAPDLQRGLLMAIMAMDHLALGINTWQHGTNIDGETDGIIVRRWNFTTAYIVRTFTHFCAPGFMFLLGMGVVFLSKSRTRLGWSASRMLQYYAMRGFVLTAVTVLWGVLWSGGQLWFMNMVLFALGLNYFLAGILWLSMNQTENRLADVLERCLLMLNKRTGAAYGRLNDDGDDEQGGVSQPLLQGRRPARESGRAATASSLSWHIHNTILAILSVITIWWNIWLSDNHGHCSIETESPDGTPRNSFLGIWFWPVMTEHVMSNFPPLAWLSFAILGLLYGRILSARKWTTSAIVMGHVAMGVVFSIIFVATRLLRIGNLSEDCLHTPAQHHQTTNENPYLASPASFFYIIKYPPDVAFWAFTMAGNLFALAAFSAIPARIAQRFSLLLSYGTSSLFFYVVHICIVMSPVGQLMIRIFGQETDHASPTDPENFKGVTNLFVYFAIWLTLLLIMWPACHYYSRFKSTKHADSLWRFF; encoded by the coding sequence ATGGCCTCCTCTACATCATCGACCTCCCAAAGGCCAAATGGCTACCAATACGACTCAATATCCAATCTCAACACATCTTCTCAAGTTGAGTCGTCAACAATGCGCTCACCGTCTccttctttggcaaagcCGACGACCCGCCTCCTTGCGCCCGATCTCCAACGCGGTCTTCtcatggccatcatggccatggaccACCTCGCCCTTGGTATAAACACTTGGCAGCATGGCACCAACATCGATGGCGAGACGGATGGAATAATTGTTCGCCGATGGAACTTCACCACTGCTTACATCGTCCGCACATTCACCCATTTTTGCGCCCCTGGATTCATGTTTCTTCTCGGCATGGGCGTCGTATTTCTTTCCAAGTCACGAACGCGCCTTGGCTGGTCGGCAAGCCGAATGCTGCAGTATTATGCAATGAGAGGGTTTGTACTTACGGCAGTGACGGTATTGTGGGGAGTTTTATGGTCAGGGGGCCAACTGTGGTTTATGAACATGGTCTTATTTGCATTGGGATTGAACTACTTCCTGGCCGGTATATTGTGGCTTTCCATGAATCAGACGGAAAATCGACTTGCGGATGTGCTAGAAAGATGCCTTTTGATGCTCAATAAGCGCACAGGGGCGGCATATGGCAGATTGaacgatgatggtgatgacgaACAGGGAGGAGTCAGCCAACCACTTTTACAAGGACGGAGACCAGCCAGAGAAagcggaagagcagcaacagcttcatctttgtCCTGGCATATCCACAACACTATTCTAGCGATCCTCAGCGTCATTACCATATGGTGGAATATCTGGTTATCTGACAATCACGGTCACTGCAGTATCGAGACCGAATCACCAGACGGTACGCCGAGAAACTCATTCCTTGGTATTTGGTTCTGGCCCGTTATGACTGAACACGTCATGTCAAACTTTCCTCCTCTGGCGTGGCTCTCTTTTGCCATTCTAGGGCTTCTCTACGGCCGCATCCTCTCAGCCCGGAAATGGACAACCTCTGCTATTGTCATGGGCCACGTTGCCATGGGAGTCGTCTTTTCGATAATTTTCGTTGCCACAAGGCTTCTCCGCATTGGAAACCTTTCAGAAGACTGCCTGCATACGCCCGCGCAACACCATCAAACTACGAATGAGAACCCATATCTCGCCTCGCCAGCATCGTTCTTCTACATAATCAAGTATCCTCCTGATGTTGCGTTCTGGGCCTTCACCATGGCTGGCAACCTCTTTGCCCTCGCAGCTTTCAGCGCCATCCCAGCACGTATTGCGCAGcgcttctctctccttttgaGCTACGGCACATCATCGCTATTCTTCTACGTGGTGCACATTTGTATCGTCATGTCCCCTGTAGGGCAGCTGATGATACGTATATTTGGCCAAGAGACTGACCACGCAAGCCCCACGGATCCAGAAAACTTCAAAGGGGTTACCAACCTCTTTGTCTATTTTGCGATATGGCTAACCCTGCTGCTTATAATGTGGCCAGCGTGCCATTATTATAGTCGGTTCAAGAGCACAAAGCACGCTGACTCATTATGGAGGTTCTTTTGA
- a CDS encoding uncharacterized protein (EggNog:ENOG41): MSSSAQIAPPLHPFQAAAVTNIKAQAIALRPDALETISHICRMSNVPIETLDDVRQAIAQHARIALHFHPDRPSRSGHTVVEALLEDGRYKNQFETGISNGLVATQLGGLRDDWERSLFSGAYHGSSVPETAENVFNPALRPKYGALDLVRNSDGPAPRFGSCYFLLRPEVSSRSTFTYGGSQAAPKDVGTVDEFDAILAALLEECFTRDTALGVNNVRPRGMLELIKGLSKSTLVEADYKRLPSRNLDHLIEAQIHGDVLLSRDVEALVVDPSFFLRGDTGSLLKALGETYGFPLFSHHGFEMQAESCPGDFRGPTMPSLAARVAYQGKVDVQTIGESVRNLVADAEQWADRGTVAEVLQELKLLWHVLIRYG; encoded by the coding sequence ATGTCTTCGTCAGCGCAAATTGCACCGCCGCTACATCCATTTCAGGCAGCCGCAGTTACCAACATCAAGGCTCAAGCTATCGCGCTTCGGCCAGATGCATTGGAAACGATATCTCACATTTGCCGCATGTCAAACGTGCCAATAGAGACCCTCGACGATGTCCGACAAGCTATTGCGCAACATGCTCGTATTGCACTGCATTTTCATCCAGATCGCCCATCTCGCAGCGGGCACACAGTCGTTGAAGCCCTACTAGAAGATGGCAGATACAAAAATCAGTTCGAGACTGGCATCTCGAATGGCTTAGTAGCAACACAGCTGGGTGGTCTCCGCGATGACTGGGAGCGCAGCCTTTTCAGTGGTGCCTATCATGGGTCCAGCGTTCCAGAAACCGCAGAGAATGTCTTCAATCCGGCACTACGGCCCAAATATGGAGCTCTAGATCTCGTGCGTAACTCTGACGGCCCTGCTCCACGATTCGGCTCCTGCTATTTCTTGCTTCGGCCAGAAGTGTCATCTCGGTCAACGTTTACATACGGTGGATCGCAAGCGGCTCCAAAAGATGTGGGGACGGTTGATGAGTTCGACGCAATACTGGCTGCTTTACTGGAAGAATGCTTCACAAGAGATACTGCTCTGGGCGTAAACAATGTGAGGCCAAGGGGAATGCTGGAGCTTATCAAGGGGTTGAGTAAGTCGACCCTTGTAGAAGCCGATTACAAGAGGCTGCCAAGTCGAAATCTGGATCACTTAATCGAGGCGCAGATCCACGGCGACGTTCTTCTCTCGCGAGATGTCGAAGCTCTCGTTGTGGatccatctttctttcttcgtGGCGATACTGGGTCCCTTCTTAAAGCCCTCGGCGAAACATATGGGTTTCCACTCTTTTCCCATCACGGATTCGAGATGCAAGCAGAGAGCTGTCCGGGCGATTTCCGAGGACCAACAATGCCGTCTCTAGCTGCAAGGGTTGCTTACCAGGGAAAAGTTGACGTGCAGACAATTGGCGAGAGTGTGAGAAACCTAGTGGCTGATGCAGAACAATGGGCTGATAGGGGAACTGTTGCAGAAGTTTTACAAGAGCTTAAACTGCTGTGGCATGTGTTAATTCGTTATGGTTAA
- a CDS encoding uncharacterized protein (EggNog:ENOG41): protein MEAGKAETQPIADDATASDPHPIYSMMINNETPIDQDFLGELDGEAAEDVNAAFLNLSFESTITDHLDIRYGLSEDACLAHLKLLHAIQSMKEEVGYTDGLWNLWDDRGKWALDDLRADADWSMIRMLEKSNAKTVTKAGHSRIREKRWALFVARAVDRYEAWWKSLGENDMLTEEDMADPDSYKFKKFPTSRRLIWEERMLPPLDVLMILHTHMLNPRSFLEDAIRYGLGTFWASGMPWELINQAIDADFNYNVSNKGKKYWSALTGRRWRNRKDPMTRVVKCPFCQTDNEVPWTTCGVSREASNKEFTGLIGSGFGDGKFSHKCSSCGHENYKELLSLSKFVTDASALLEKSTPMPGTILEPKSGRPELVMNNKWGLRLPRTFPNRMIKLELRDKIPELIKPPSDEDKNIAEDKPKNKRKSKSKGTDKDKDKDADKTPARLSMNAVRDMIQETLSDYKKIRNIDSDKGLFGRYQIHPWAGISVRKMMSRYWLNFSPFALDLCAAVMRQGVFIEKMVKIDWLHSPNARDTMSRLITKYDRFIQIMWKHPTKMVVPTLDVDLAWHTHQLRPSHYYYYTVSKTAKFVDHDDKIDEDKLSRCFEWTTKTYQSMFGEVYSECTCWYCETIRSSQISGLGKVLGISTNDKLSDTFHASGGAETHTSGTSAHISFHNAVKTRETEDRKKVTARVRARQRQWLEQEYKKAEKRAEKKGRTLPPKKDYFSLWGTNYTVYGAYPFPPWFAPGIYYGWDPSVVHNGAGAWANCAAYTCGNGSIAAGSCGGPGGCINGNGGTCGASGAGCGGGVVGGAGGGGGTGGCGGGCGGS, encoded by the exons ATGGAAGCCGGCAAAGCTGAGACGCAGCCTAttgctgatgatgccacGGCTTCGGACCCGCATCCGATTTATTCTATGATGATAAACAACGAAACGCCCATTGATCAAGACTTCCTTGGCGAATTGGATGGCGAGGCAGCGGAAGATGTAAATGCCGCCTTTCTTAATTTATCCTTTGAGTCGACCATCACGGATCACCTTGACATCAGGTACGGCCTTTCAGAAGATGCTTGTCTCGCCCACCTCAAGCTGCTTCATGCTATTCAGTCGATGAAAGAGGAAGTTGGCTACACCGACGGGCTCTGGAATCTCTGGGACGACCGTGGCAAATGGGCTCTGGATGATTTACGGGCCGATGCCGACTGGTCAATGATTCGCATGCTTGAAAAATCCAATGCCAAAACCGTGACAAAGGCCGGCCACAGCAGGATTCGCGAGAAGAGATGGGCGCTCTTTGTCGCCCGCGCGGTCGACCGATACGAGGCGTGGTGGAAGTCTCTGGGGGAAAACGACATGCTGACCGAAGAAGATATGGCGGATCCTGATAGCTACAAGTTCAAGAAGTTTCCAACTTCTCGAAGACTCATATGGGAAGAGAGGATGCTACCACCCTTAG ATGTGTTAATGATTCTTCATACCCACATGCTTAATCCTCGCTCCTTCCTTGAGGATGCAATTCGATACGGCCTGGGGACATTTTGGGCCTCTGGTATGCCATGGGAGTTGATTAACCAAGCAATTGATGCAGATTTCAACTATAATGTGTCTaacaaaggaaagaaatacTGGTCGGCTCTGACTGGACGTCGCTGGCGGAACCGCAAAGATCCTATGACGAGAGTGGTCAAATGCCCATTCTGTCAAACAGACAATGAAGTACCATGGACAACCTGTGGAGTGAGCAGAGAAGCAAGCAATAAAGA ATTTACTGGTTTAATTGGCAgcggctttggcgatggcaaATTTAGCCATAAATGCTCTTCTTGCGGACATGAGAACTACAAGGAGCTTCTATCGCTGTCAAAATTCGTTACAGATGCTTCTGCTCTATTAGAAAAATCCACACCGATGCCGGGAACGATACTTGAGCCCAAGTCTGGCCGTCCTGAGCTCGTAATGAACAACAAATGGGGTCTCAGGCTTCCTAGGACGTTCCCAAATCGCATGATCAAGTTAGAGCTACGAGATAAGATTCCGGAACTAATTAAACCGCCATCTGATGAGGACAAAAATATCGCAGAGGACAAACCCAAGAATAAgcgcaaaagcaaaagcaaagggacggataaagacaaagacaaagacgcaGACAAGACACCTGCTCGGTTAAGCATGAACGCGGTGAGAGATATGATCCAAGAGACTCTGTCTGACTATAAGAAGATCCGAAACATAGACTCCGATAAAGGACTTTTTGGCCGCTATCAAATACACCCCTGGGCTGGAATCTCCGTCCGCAAAATGATGAGCCGCTACTGGCTAAATTTCTCTCCATTTGCGCTTGACCTTTGCGCTGCGGTTATGCGCCAAGGAGTCTTTATTGAAAAGATGGTCAAGATTGACTGGCTTCACAGTCCCAACGCAAGAGACACCATGTCGCGACTCATTACAAAATACGACAGGTTTATACAGATCATGTGGAAGCATCCTACCAAGATGGTCGTGCCCACGCTGGACGTGGATTTGGCCTGGCATACGCACCAGCTGAGGCCTTCGCATTATTACTACTACACAGTCTCGAAAACTGCAAAGTTTGTCGATCACGATGACAAGATTGACGAAGACAAGCTTAGCAGGTGCTTTGAatggacgacgaagacgtaTCAAAGCATGTTTGGAGAAGTATACAGCGAGTGCACGTGCTGGTATTGCGAAA CAATTCGTTCCTCACAGATATCAGGACTCGGCAAGGTGCTCGGCATCTCAACCAATGACAAACTTTCCGACACGTTTCATGCGTCTGGCGGAGCTGAAACGCATACGTCAGGCACATCAGCTCATATTTCGTTTCACAATGCTGtgaagacgagagagacagaagatCGAAAGAAGGTTACGGCGAGAGTGCGTGCACGCCAGCGCCAATGGCTCGAACAAGAGTACAAAAAGGCGGAAAAGagggcagagaagaaaggtCGAACGCTGCCTCCTAAAAAGGATTATTTTAGTCTATGGGGTACGAACTATACGG TGTACGGGGCCTACCCATTTCCTCCATGGTTTGCACCAGGGATATACTACGGGTGGGATCCATCCGTAGTTCATAATGGCGCAGGAGCGTGGGCAAATTGTGCCGCCTATACATGCGGCAATGGGAGCATAGCCGCTGGATCTTGCGGAGGCCCTGGAGGATGCATCAATGGCAATGGAGGG ACTTGCGGAGCCAGCGGTGCTGGATGCGGTGGTGGAGTTGtgggaggagctggaggaggaggaggcacTGGAGGATGCGGAGGAGGCTGTG GTGGTAGCTGA
- a CDS encoding uncharacterized protein (EggNog:ENOG41~MEROPS:MER0014418), producing the protein MALIDEEDDGFIIVPHSGYSIDRREPQFLDAISHAIDNLLEEFWPINKKIHDNPERGFKEFIAHDALTRFMKSQSGWVVTPSAYGMETAWVAVFDTGKRGPVVSFNAEMDCLPVIGHSCGHNLIATASVLGAVAAAQVMKQYEAAGKVVLFGTPAEEGGGGKIKLLKAGAYSDHKVDVSLISHPGITPDAALMRTSSYLQFKVEYFGREAHAAANPWLGINALDALIAGYNNVSALRQQIMPEDRIQGHITSGGVAPNIIHAYAAGIFVVRSDTQKRLDELKEKVYDCFRAGALATGAKVTITERWGYKNHIPNRTMGRSYTRYFNALEPPGKIAEDQDVDDGRGKSQASTDQGDISHAMPSLNTAFQLRPGPKGQGPHNPEFAEIAGTRDAYMRALRVAKGLAGVTLDIVFTEGLLEEIKSEWKSTIAGERGD; encoded by the exons CCTCATAGCGGCTATTCTATTGATCGGCGGGAACCGCAGTTTCTCGATGCCATCAGCCACGCGATAGACAATCTCCTCGAGGAATTTTGGCCGATAAACAAGAAAATCCACGACAACCCCGAAAGAGGATTCAAGGAGTTCATCGCCCACGATGCATTGACAAGATTCATGAAATCCCAGAGCGGCTGGGTCGTCACGCCGTCGGCTTACGGCATGGAGACCGCGTGGGTTGCTGTGTTTGACACGGGAAAACGCGGTCCTGTCGTGTCATTCAAtgccgagatgg ATTGTCTTCCCGTCATTGGCCATTCCTGCGGCCACAATCTCATCGCTACGGCATCCGTCCTCGGCGCCGTTGCAGCGGCTCAAGTAATGAAGCAATACGAAGCTGCCGGAAAAGTGGTCCTGTTCGGCACgccagcagaagaaggcggcggaGGAAAAATCAAGCTTCTCAAGGCGGGCGCCTATTCTGATCACAAAGTCGACGTGAGCCTCATTTCACATCCAGGCATCACCCCGGATGCGGCGTTGATGCGAACATCATCATATCTCCAGTTCAAGGTCGAGTACTTTGGCCGCGAGGCTCACGCGGCAGCCAATCCATGGCTTGGGATCAATGCACTGGATGCGCTCATCGCAGGATACAACAACGTGTCTGCGCTTAGACAACAGATTATGCCCGAGGACAGGATTCAGGGCCATATCACCAGTGGCGGCGTCGCCCCTAACATCATCCATGCCTATGCCGCCGGCATCTTTGTAGTCAGATCAGATACGCAGAAGCGCCTCGACGAGCTAAAGGAAAAAGTATATGACTGCTTCAGAGCCGGTGCCCTGGCTACAGGAGCCAAAGTGACTATTACGGAGCGATGGGGCTATAAGAACCATATCCCGAACCGAACAATGGGGCGATCGTATACACGCTATTTCAATGCTCTCGAGCCACCGGGTAAGATCGCAGAAGACCAAGATGTTGACGATGGACGAGGCAAATCACAGGCAAGTACAGATCAGGGCGACATCAGCCATGCAATGCCGAGTTTAAACACGGCGTTTCAATTACGGCCGGGACcgaaaggccaaggcccacACAACCCAGAGTTTGCTGAGATTGCTGGGACGCGGGATGCATATATGAGAGCGTTAAGGGTGGCGAAAGGATTAGCGGGAGTTACACTGGATATCGTATTTACAGAAGGGCTTCTCGAAGAGATTAAGAGTGAGTGGAAGAGTACGATTGCTGGAGAGCGTGGAGATTAA
- a CDS encoding uncharacterized protein (EggNog:ENOG41~CAZy:GT90), which yields MQQSAKVFGPEQEHPVETLVRRSKIHFENLLKRQSKNYQQAVTEYQRRYGVNPPPGFEAWYEYAISRQSPIIDDFDTIYQAISPLWRLSGQQVLEIMNQVYYTPKSEVWFCMYYGAYAQTRCMHPNRIYDRHIEYQFDRLLWGFNGVLPDIRFLFNHFDEPRILIPAWEVEKADSYSLFNVRNMSRQPVWDEVTKFCSLKKKPGIAEEVQMPIEAFDMPFVANRSSAIDLCEHPEYRNMHGLFMSPVTFSLVEGLVPALSTGSPSPMGDILFPSPAYIEEEFTYDDTREISWGEKKNNLYWAGSTTGAFASDASWPSYHRQRFVRLVQNTERQKYHYLRLVGGTIQRVASSFLNGRLFDVAFTRIFQCETKYCRDQARTLKIGGWADKDKALQSRLVFDLDGNGISGRYYKLLASKSTPLKQTLLREWHDDRLVPWVHYIPVSQSLEELPEIVLYLTSTQSGQQRAREIAEQGRDWFFKALREADMSVYTYRLLLELARLQDPSRPAGFPATG from the coding sequence ATGCAGCAGTCAGCAAAGGTCTTTGGCCCTGAGCAAGAGCATCCTGTTGAGACTCTAGTACGCAGAAGTAAGATTCATTTCGAGAACCTTCTTAAAAGGCAGTCTAAGAACTATCAGCAAGCCGTCACGGAGTATCAACGTCGGTATGGGGTCAACCCTCCACCTGGATTTGAAGCTTGGTATGAATACGCAATTAGTCGTCAATCTCCTATAATTGATGACTTTGACACCATCTATCAGGCTATTTCGCCACTTTGGAGATTAAGCGGACAACAAGTACTTGAAATAATGAACCAAGTCTATTATACGCCCAAAAGCGAAGTGTGGTTCTGCATGTACTACGGGGCATATGCTCAAACACGGTGCATGCACCCAAATCGAATTTACGACAGACATATTGAGTATCAGTTTGATAGGCTGTTATGGGGCTTTAATGGCGTTCTTCCTGATATACGATTTCTCTTCAATCATTTTGATGAGCCGCGTATCCTGATTCCGGCATGGGAAGTAGAGAAGGCTGATTCCTATTCGCTGTTCAATGTTAGAAACATGTCGCGACAGCCTGTTTGGGATGAGGTCACGAAATTTTGTTcattgaaaaagaagccagGCATCGCAGAGGAGGTACAGATGCCCATAGAGGCATTTGATATGCCTTTTGTCGCCAACCGTTCTTCTGCTATTGATCTCTGTGAGCACCCAGAGTACCGCAACATGCATGGACTATTTATGAGCCCGGTAACTTTTTCCTTGGTCGAGGGGCTTGTACCTGCTCTCTCAACTGGGTCGCCTTCCCCGATGGGAGACATTTTATTTCCCAGTCCGGCATATATTGAAGAAGAGTTTACGTATGACGATACGAGAGAGATCAGctggggagagaagaagaataatcTATACTGGGCCGGGTCCACAACCGGCGCATTCGCCTCAGATGCAAGCTGGCCATCTTATCATAGACAAAGATTCGTGAGACTGGTGCAAAATACAGAGCGCCAGAAGTATCACTACTTGCGGTTGGTCGGTGGAACGATACAGCGTGTTGCATCCTCATTCCTCAATGGGCGACTGTTCGATGTCGCTTTTACACGAATATTCCAGTGCGAAACAAAATACTGCAGAGACCAGGCGAGGACCTTGAAGATTGGTGGATGGGCTGATAAAGACAAAGCACTTCAATCGCGATTGGTCTTTGATCTTGATGGCAACGGCATCAGCGGCCGCTACTATAAGCTGCTGGCATCAAAATCGACACCGTTGAAGCAAACGCTTCTAAGAGAATGGCACGACGACCGCCTCGTGCCGTGGGTTCATTACATTCCCGTCAGTCAGAGTCTAGAAGAGCTGCCCGAAATTGTCCTCTACTTGACGTCGACACAATCTGGTCAACAGCGGGCTAGAGAAATCGCAGAACAGGGGCGGGATTGGTTCTTCAAGGCGCTGCGAGAAGCTGACATGTCTGTATATACATATCGACTACTGTTGGAGTTGGCGAGGCTACAGGATCCGAGTAGACCAGCGGGATTTCCTGCGACTGGGTAG